CAGTATCCTCCGGGTTGAAACGGTGATGGAGCATCTGTTTTACAGTGCCAACTTTCCCATGTTCGGAAAGTGCTCCGACAAGGCGAGTGACCAGAGTTGTTTTGCCTGAATTCTTATATCCTGCAACGCAAATGACTTTCATACAGGGAGTTATGCAGGTTCATTCTATAAGTACGCAGCGCGAACAGTATCCAGTCCACTCATAGTAACTATTTTTTAGATAATGGGTAAATTATAATAGAGTAATTACGATTAATTTATATTCTTGAATTTACTAGCCATTTCAATGAGTGAGTACAAGATAAGTATCCATGACATGCCTATGGACGAAAGGCCCAGGGAAAGACTGCTGAAATACGGCCCGGAAGCACTCTCAAATGCAGAGCTGCTGGCGATAATCCTGAGAACAGGTTCACAGAAAGAGAATGTTATCAACATGTGCAGCCGTATTTTTTCAGAATACAATATCAAACAACTCAGCCAGGCCAACATCACAAATCTCACAAAGATACATGGCATTGGTGCTGCAAAGGCTGCACAGATAGCCGCTATCTTTGAACTTGCCCGCAAACTGGAAGGCTTCACCGATGATCCTAAAAGAAAGATAAGGTCACCTGCCGATGTATATTCAATCCTTTACCCCGGAATGCGGGAACATAAACGCGAAAGACTTGTGGCGCTTTTACTTGATACAAAAAACCAGGTCATACGTGAGGAACTAATCTCCATAGGCAGCCTGAATGCCAATATAGTTCATCCCAGAGAGGTATTTAAGGTAGCACTCATGGAATCATGTGCTTCAGTCATTCTCTCACACAACCATCCGTCAGGGGATCCTACACCAAGCAGGGAAGATATTGCAGTTACAGAAAAACTTGTTGAAGGTGGGAAGCTGCTTGGAATCGATGTGCTGGACCATGTAGTTATTGGTGATGGCAGGTATGTCAGTTTGAAGGATGAAGGATATGTGAAGTAATTTGAAAAAGTAAAGCTAATAGTGAATTGAACAAATCAAAAAATATATTATTCATAAAAAAACCATACATGTATGGAAGAAAAAATGAAAACACTTATTGAAATTGGTAAAATTCTAAAGAGAAGAAAACAATTAAGAAATGCAGCAAAAATTGCTCTTTTTTTCATACTTATAAGTCTACTAGTAGTTTCCTTTTCCAACATGGAAAGTTATGGGACATACATATTCATTTTTATGTTTATTAATTACATAGCGTTTATTTTGATAACAGTATATACGCCACAAATAGAAACATATGAAAAGTTTAGATATAATATATATTGCTTAAATAATTCAATAAAAAACACACAAGATTTAGAAAGACCAATTTTGTATCTTAACAATGTTGCACACAATATTGAGACCTTAGTTGATGAGATGAAAAGTCTACCTTTTACAGAAGATACAACAACAACACTCGATAAATTGAGATTATTTATCAAGTATGATTTATACCCATCCATACAGAATCAGCATGATACTTCAAAAAATCTTGTTTTTGATTTAGACAACATACAGAAATCTATCGAGGAAAATAACTTTAGATATTTACAAAGTATTATAAACAATAAGAATTTTGAAGACATAAATACCTCAATTTTACTTCCATACGAAAAAGAAAGTACTTTTAAGAGATACTTTGCACTAATAACTAGAGTACTAAAAAAAGCTTTTTACGAAAGCTTTGTTTTTCGAGTTACATGCATTATAACAATTTTGTTAATAATTGGTTTCATGATATCCAATAAGAGTTCAACAATTTCATTTGATACAAATCTAATAAGTGCATTAATAATATTAGGCTCTGTGATTGCACAACAAATGAAACAAAAAGATTAAAGTAGAGATATCTTTTACTCGTAACAATACCATAACATTGTACTCAAACAAAACATTTAAGGTATTGACCGGCATTTAAGTCCCAAATGAAAGAGATTGAACTTAATGACCCCTATATCACTCCATACAGGGGCATATATGCAATATGCGACAGTAAAAACGAATATGCTGAGATCATCGAGCATACGAACTGTTATGGTGGTGCTGCATGGTCTAAGTTCCACTATTCTCACTCGCCGCTTATCCTGAACACACGTTCCATCGGGAACATGATCAGATATACCGTAAAGACAGGTACTTCAACCCTTGAACTAAAACCATCCACTGCAGCAGCAGGAATTGAGTCGGTTATCGTGGAAGGAGATGAAGTCCACATTACCTATGCAGGACTGGGAGGAGGCGGAGTAGGTGCCACCAAATGCAGGGCATTTGCTGAAGGCGTACTTCGCTGCAACTATACAGAATCCGGAGGCGGTCGTGCTGCAAAAGGTACAATTGTAGTCCCAAGAAGGGAAAGAGTGCTCATCGGAATCGATGACACCGACACCAAGGAAGAAGGTGCAACCTGGACATTGACCCATAATATGGCAAATGCACTTGACTGCAATGAGTCTATTTACCTGTCACACTCACTTGTACAGCTTTTCCCGGTATCTGCAAGGACACAGAACTGCGTTTCCACAGTACTCGAATTCGGATGCGTGGATGCAAACGCAAAACAGGAACTGCTTGAAAGTGTGAAAGCGGCTCTTTTAAAATACAGCGTGTCCGATGAGACCGGAATGGTTGTGCTCTCTGATTTTGATGCAAAGAAGATCAACGAATACAGCACGAAATGCCGCAGTGGAGAGCTTACAAAGGAATACGCTCTGCAATATGCAAAAGATAATGGCGTTGATGTCTGGCTTGATGGAAACGGAGTCATAGGTGCGCTTGCAGCACTGGCATGGTTTGCACAACCTGATGAGTCAGTTAAACTGAAAGCCCAGATAGAATAAACAAGCATTCATATTATGACTTACACTGAGGATATAACGGGTCTTGAAGCAATTTACCTTGCAGCAATTGACAGCAATGTAAGGTTCATTACGGCTGTTGCCGGATATCCTATGACTGCGCTTGCAGACTATTTTTTTGAGAACAAGGATTCCAATTACAGCGATAACTACAATAGTGGCGATAACTACGACATCCACTGGTTCACCAATGAGAAATCTGCCCTTGAAGCAGCATTGGGTGCATCAGTAACAGGACGCCGCTCAATTGTGATGGTCAAGCATGTGGGAATGAATGTGCTTTCCGACCCGCTCATGACGGCAATGATGCACACCATCGGCTCAGGACTTGTGATACTTGCAGGCGATGACCCGGCGGCAAAAGCATCGCAGAACGAGCAGGATTCCAGATTCTACGGAGCAATTTCCGAGACTGCCACTTATGACCCTGCAACACCGCAGGATGCATACGATTCAGTAAACAGGGCTTTTGAGCTTTCCGAAGAAGCGAAGGTTCCTGTAATTATGAGGATAACTGACAGGCTGGAAAAGGAAGTCCAGAATGTCAGCAGACCGCAGATAAGTACCAGATCAAACCATGAAGACAAGACTCTGGACAGGAACATCTGGAAGCTTACAATGCACGGAAAGCACCAGAGATTCCATGTCGAATCCGAGCCTGTAATTATCCACGAAGCTGAGAACTCACGTTTCAATCGCAGTATAATAAAAGAAGGAAATGTCGGAATAATTTCATCCGGATATCCATCATTTATTGTGGACGAGATAATTTCCACACAACTGGTTTATTCTTCTTATTCACACCTGAGTCTTGGAATGGTGACACCGTTCCCTGAGAAACTTGTAAAGAGTTTCATAGAGAAACATGAACGCATACTTGTAATAGAAGAAAGTGAACCTTTCATCGAGTCGCACATAAGCACATGTTGCAGCAAGGTTCTTGGAAAAAGGACCGGACACCTGCCTTTTGGCATTGTAGAAAAAGAACATGTGGAATTTGCCTTTGAGAACATCGATGACGATAGGCTCTCAAAGTACAAAGAGATCCAGACCATCCTCAGCAGAGGTTCAAGACCTATTTGCAACGATTGCCCGTTCATGCCGCTCTATAATGTACTGCACAATATTCAGCCGGTTGCAGGAGACATGGGATGCTCCATACGTACAGCACCCGACCCATTAAATGCAGTGGACACAGGATTTTCACTTGGCGGTGCAATATCAACAGCATGCGGATTCCCTGGAAAGAGTATAGCAGTCATTGGAGACTTCGGACTTGCACATTCCGGTATCGTTGGACTAATAAATGCAGTTGACGGCGGTTTTGACATCCTTACGATCATACTTCAAAATGATGTTGCAGCAATGACAGGAGGACAGGATGCACCTGACCTGAAGGAAGTTGTAAAAGCACTTGTACCTGATACTACCTGCATCAATATTGAGGAGATGCAAGGTTTAGAAGGAAAAGAAGCCTGCTCAAACCTCATCAAAAATATGATACAGGATAAACTGAAAACAAAGGGAGTTTCTGTCATCTATATCGAAGGCAAGTGTACAAAACACTGATTGTTTGGTGTTTTAAATTTGTTGTTTAAAACAAATAGTTTGAAATTTATAGTTTTAAGTTTATAATTTAATGTTTTAAATACCAAACAGAAACTAATCCTCACTGAGCCTTGAAATTGACCTTAAGACCCAGAATCTCATCTGAGCCGGAGTGAATATCCCTTGCAATCTCAGCACAACCAATGGCTGCACTCCACCTGTCAAGAACATGGGCCTTGACACCAAGGTGAGTCTCTATTTTCTTTACCACCTCAGGAACCTCACCTACAGAACCTTCAATGATTACCTCACCTGCGGAACCATAGTCCTTCATCAGAAGCTGCATGCCTGCGATCTCCATGGCAGCAAAGAGAGCTACACTATCCATGGCCAGCACAGCCTGAGAGTCCCCATTTGCAGCTGCTTTTATGAGTTCATGCCTATCTGCGAATGAAGTATGTTTAAGAACACCGGAATTTACAAAAGCCTCGTTAGCACTCATCTTGCCTGCGTCCACATCCCTGAGGGCCTGCACATCCAACGGACCGTGTTGCAGTCCCGGAGCAAATATACAGGCATCTATCGCACCGATAAGTTTTCCGTTGGCAACAGCAACTGTAACAGTGTTAGAACTTATATCCGAAAGAACAAAATCATGGAATCCAAGTGCAAATGCATGATAGGCAATTCCTATCTTTTCAGGACTTGTAGAATGTGAGAAAATATTAAGACGAGGATCTGTGTCGCTGCCCTCATGGATACCAGGAATTACAACAGCAGGGATCCCTGATGATCTTATCGTATCAAAAACCATCCCTCCTCCACCGGTCTTCTTACCAGCACCTTCTATGCTTCTGACACCACGATTTTCAACAGTATGTATATCTTCTATATCCTTAATGCCGTCACCCATTGAATACGTCACAGCCATCAGGGAAATATCAGAAGAACTTATTCCAAAAGCATCTTCCATTGAAGATATGAGCTGCAGCTCCGTCATTCCGGCAGCTTCTGTTCTTGGAATTTCAAGTTTCAGCACTTTCCCGTCGGGAAAAAGTGCAGCAAAGCGCATTGCAGTTGTACCGTGATCTATTCCAATGAACATCGATTTCACCTTAGATATCAGATAATAATGAATTAAGCTCTTTCATAACATGCTCACCTTCCTCGAAACTGCCTACGTTCGTAACAATTCGCAGTTCCTGAAAAGAAGTACCATGTGAAAGAAGAAGTCGCAGGTTTCCCCTGTCATCCGGCCTCTGCACTTTGGCAGTCAGTTTTCCGCCGGAATTACTTTTTCCTTTGACAGTAATAACAGAAGGAATAACTTTTTTGACAGAAGGATGCTGACTCAGCAAGGACACTATCTTTTTACCTGCACGTCCGCCAATGACAGTAGTATGTGAACCGCCGAGTTTACACTCCAGCTTGCGAACTCCTTTTGAATTGATAGTATCCGTCATTTCAATTGGAATGACAACAGGTCATATAAAATATTAGTGGTTCGACTCGGAGGTGCAATCCTGCAACGGCTGCAAAAACAGGAAGAGAATATGAATTACTAAAATCAATTTATAGGGACAACGGTAACTTCAACTCAAAAATCGTGCCTGATGGAATGTTAGTTCGAACAGTTATTTCGCCACCATAGCGCTCAACTATTTTCTTCACAATATACAGACCAATACCGGTATGCCCTGTGGCACCATACTTGAAATCCCTTTCAAATACCATTGAATGGACCTCCGAAGGAATACCAGTTCCATTATCTGCAACTGAAACTTCACAGTACTTTTCATTCCCTTTAATGACAACATCTATCCTGTCTGCTTGACCGTGAGTAAGTGAGTTGGAGACCATATTGTCAAAAACCGAATATAGAGCCTCATCACCTGCAACCATGCAGTTGCCTTCCAGACAGAAATCCACATCATAGTTTTCCAGAACAGATGCAACCACACCCCTGAGATTATACGGCTTAAGACTGTTATCGGAGAACAGAACAGATTCCAGTTCCTGCATTCTGGCAATGAGCTGCACACATTTGTCCACACCTTTTATGGCTTTTTGGATCAGATCCCTATTTTCATCATTCTCCATAAGATCCAGTGACATACCCACAACAGAAAGATCGTTAGAAATATCATGGCGAAGAATGCTATTAATAACACGCAGGAACTCTGTCATTTCAGCCTGCTGATATTGGAGTTTCTTACGCTGGTCTATATCATGAAGAACAAGCAATAGATCATTTTCCTCACCAAGATTGCCTTTTATACAGGAAATATTCATCTCAACATGCTGTTCAGAGCCATCTTCGTGAACAAGTATTACATCCCTGCAAAAAGAACTGCCACTTTCCACCCGAGTTATCATCGTCCTGAAATCACACAAATCATCCATATCTCCTGAGCGAATACAAATGATATCGCAGATATCACCTTTAATTCCAGAATAGCCACATGACCCCATGATTCCCTTAAAAGGATCATTCATGAACTTGATCATTCTATCAGGACCAATAATCGCAATCGGATCATTAATATTACTTATAGTCTGCCTGAATCTCTTGTTCTGGGACTTAATCAAAAGGTTCTTTTTGACGAGTTCACGCTGTATATTGACAAGTTCATTGTTAAGCATACTAATCCTGTCATAAATACACTGGTCATCTACCGTTAAACCGGAATCTGTAATATCTTCTGCTGGCTTGCACGGCCTTCTTAAAACATCTAACTCTATCATTTGAATAACCATAGATTCCCCAGGAATATCAGATTCTTCTGTTATTATGATGATTCATGCTTGTTTAAACTGCGCAGCATTGAATCTGCAATTTCAACTGCCTCTTTCGCATTGCGGGCATAAGCATCCGCTCCTACTTTTTTCCACAATTCTCTGTCTACATTGAATGGGTAACCACCTACAATTATACAGGTATTTTTTATCCCAGCATCATCCCTTATACCCATGATCAAATCACCCAGCATGCTCAGATGTGCAACCATTGTGACAGACAAAAGCAGAATGTCTGCCTGAACTTCTTTTAGAGTATGGATTATGCATTCCACGGGAGTATTTGCTCCCAGGTAATGAGTGTTCCATCCTTCTATCTCAAAAAAGTCTGCAACCATTCTGATACCGATCTCATGCAGTTCTGTTCCGACACATGCTGCCACCACATTATGCCCGTTATCGGATCCTGAAAAGATAAATGGATAGAGTTGTGCCATTATTTTCTGGGTTGCAGCGGTACAGAAATGTTCTTTTGCAACGCTGATGGAGTTCAACTGCCACAGCCTTCCTATCTCGAATTGGGAACACTGGAACACATAAAGATATATATCCCTTATATCGATTCCCTGCTCAACTGAATCCATAATGAGCTTATATGCTCCTTTTTCATCATTATTCAGCAAAAGTGAATTGTATTCTTTCACAAGTGAAGGCAATTTGCTCTTTTCCAGATAGCATGATAGTACAGGAGTATCGGACAAAAGTCTCTCTTTGCCACTGTCCAGAATTTTAAAAAGAATGTGAGATCGATGACAACCAACCCTGTTTTCAAGAACCTCTTTGATCACATCGAGATTATCCATCATATAAGAGGAAGGAAGACC
The sequence above is a segment of the uncultured Methanolobus sp. genome. Coding sequences within it:
- a CDS encoding thiamine pyrophosphate-dependent enzyme, whose translation is MTYTEDITGLEAIYLAAIDSNVRFITAVAGYPMTALADYFFENKDSNYSDNYNSGDNYDIHWFTNEKSALEAALGASVTGRRSIVMVKHVGMNVLSDPLMTAMMHTIGSGLVILAGDDPAAKASQNEQDSRFYGAISETATYDPATPQDAYDSVNRAFELSEEAKVPVIMRITDRLEKEVQNVSRPQISTRSNHEDKTLDRNIWKLTMHGKHQRFHVESEPVIIHEAENSRFNRSIIKEGNVGIISSGYPSFIVDEIISTQLVYSSYSHLSLGMVTPFPEKLVKSFIEKHERILVIEESEPFIESHISTCCSKVLGKRTGHLPFGIVEKEHVEFAFENIDDDRLSKYKEIQTILSRGSRPICNDCPFMPLYNVLHNIQPVAGDMGCSIRTAPDPLNAVDTGFSLGGAISTACGFPGKSIAVIGDFGLAHSGIVGLINAVDGGFDILTIILQNDVAAMTGGQDAPDLKEVVKALVPDTTCINIEEMQGLEGKEACSNLIKNMIQDKLKTKGVSVIYIEGKCTKH
- a CDS encoding cobalamin-dependent protein (Presence of a B(12) (cobalamin)-binding domain implies dependence on cobalamin itself, in one of its several forms, or in some unusual lineages, dependence on a cobalamin-like analog.); amino-acid sequence: MLKECSLSTCIMDELDLIATEVIDLQYERVPALFSKYGNSGKNKSINDVRHHLIFLANACNYESPELFMAYIDWLKILFKHLGLPSSYMMDNLDVIKEVLENRVGCHRSHILFKILDSGKERLLSDTPVLSCYLEKSKLPSLVKEYNSLLLNNDEKGAYKLIMDSVEQGIDIRDIYLYVFQCSQFEIGRLWQLNSISVAKEHFCTAATQKIMAQLYPFIFSGSDNGHNVVAACVGTELHEIGIRMVADFFEIEGWNTHYLGANTPVECIIHTLKEVQADILLLSVTMVAHLSMLGDLIMGIRDDAGIKNTCIIVGGYPFNVDRELWKKVGADAYARNAKEAVEIADSMLRSLNKHESS
- a CDS encoding DUF2103 domain-containing protein codes for the protein MTDTINSKGVRKLECKLGGSHTTVIGGRAGKKIVSLLSQHPSVKKVIPSVITVKGKSNSGGKLTAKVQRPDDRGNLRLLLSHGTSFQELRIVTNVGSFEEGEHVMKELNSLLSDI
- a CDS encoding methanogenesis marker 12 protein; the encoded protein is MFIGIDHGTTAMRFAALFPDGKVLKLEIPRTEAAGMTELQLISSMEDAFGISSSDISLMAVTYSMGDGIKDIEDIHTVENRGVRSIEGAGKKTGGGGMVFDTIRSSGIPAVVIPGIHEGSDTDPRLNIFSHSTSPEKIGIAYHAFALGFHDFVLSDISSNTVTVAVANGKLIGAIDACIFAPGLQHGPLDVQALRDVDAGKMSANEAFVNSGVLKHTSFADRHELIKAAANGDSQAVLAMDSVALFAAMEIAGMQLLMKDYGSAGEVIIEGSVGEVPEVVKKIETHLGVKAHVLDRWSAAIGCAEIARDIHSGSDEILGLKVNFKAQ
- the mmp11 gene encoding methanogenesis marker protein 11 produces the protein MKEIELNDPYITPYRGIYAICDSKNEYAEIIEHTNCYGGAAWSKFHYSHSPLILNTRSIGNMIRYTVKTGTSTLELKPSTAAAGIESVIVEGDEVHITYAGLGGGGVGATKCRAFAEGVLRCNYTESGGGRAAKGTIVVPRRERVLIGIDDTDTKEEGATWTLTHNMANALDCNESIYLSHSLVQLFPVSARTQNCVSTVLEFGCVDANAKQELLESVKAALLKYSVSDETGMVVLSDFDAKKINEYSTKCRSGELTKEYALQYAKDNGVDVWLDGNGVIGALAALAWFAQPDESVKLKAQIE
- a CDS encoding PAS domain-containing sensor histidine kinase encodes the protein MIELDVLRRPCKPAEDITDSGLTVDDQCIYDRISMLNNELVNIQRELVKKNLLIKSQNKRFRQTISNINDPIAIIGPDRMIKFMNDPFKGIMGSCGYSGIKGDICDIICIRSGDMDDLCDFRTMITRVESGSSFCRDVILVHEDGSEQHVEMNISCIKGNLGEENDLLLVLHDIDQRKKLQYQQAEMTEFLRVINSILRHDISNDLSVVGMSLDLMENDENRDLIQKAIKGVDKCVQLIARMQELESVLFSDNSLKPYNLRGVVASVLENYDVDFCLEGNCMVAGDEALYSVFDNMVSNSLTHGQADRIDVVIKGNEKYCEVSVADNGTGIPSEVHSMVFERDFKYGATGHTGIGLYIVKKIVERYGGEITVRTNIPSGTIFELKLPLSL
- the radC gene encoding DNA repair protein RadC is translated as MSEYKISIHDMPMDERPRERLLKYGPEALSNAELLAIILRTGSQKENVINMCSRIFSEYNIKQLSQANITNLTKIHGIGAAKAAQIAAIFELARKLEGFTDDPKRKIRSPADVYSILYPGMREHKRERLVALLLDTKNQVIREELISIGSLNANIVHPREVFKVALMESCASVILSHNHPSGDPTPSREDIAVTEKLVEGGKLLGIDVLDHVVIGDGRYVSLKDEGYVK